The genome window CATCGAGCGGGAGCGCGGCATCACGATCAAGTCTCAGGCCGTACGGCTCCCGTGGAAGGGGTACGTCCTCAACCTGATCGACACGCCGGGGCACGTGGACTTCACCTATGAGGTGTCCCGGTCGCTGGAGGCGTGCGAGGGCGCGATCCTGCTGGTCGACGCGGCGCAGGGCATCGAGGCGCAGACGCTGGCCAACCTCTACCTGGCCATGAACGCGGAGCTGCACATCATCCCGGTGCTCAACAAGATCGACCTGCCCGCGGCGCAGCCGGACAAGTACGCCGAGGAGCTGGCCGGGCTGATCGGCTGCGAGCCCGGCGAGGTGCTGCGCGTGTCGGGGAAGACCGGCGAGGGGGTCGAGGCGCTGCTCGATCACATCGTGGCCACCGTCCCGCCCCCGGTCGGGGACCCGGACGCCCCGCCGCGGGCGCTCATCTTCGACTCGGTCTACGACACCTACCGGGGCGTGGTCACGTACGTCCGGGTGGTCGACGGGCACCTGGCCAACCGCGAGCGGGTGCTGATGATGTCCACGGGCGCCCAGCACGAGCTCCTGGAGATGGGCGTGATCTCGCCGGAGCCCGTGCCGTCCGAGCACGGCCTCGGGGTCGGCGAGGTGGGCTACCTGATCACCGGGGTGAAGGACGTCCGCCAGTCCCGGGTCGGTGACACGGTGACCAGCGCCGCCCGGCCCGCGGACACGCCGCTCCCCGGGTACGAGCACCCCAAGCCGATGGTCTACTCCGGCCTCTACCCGGTGGACGGCGACGACTACCCCGAGCTCCGGGACGCCCTGGACAAGCTCCAGCTCAACGACGCCGCCCTGGTGTACGAGCCGGAGACGTCGGCCGCGCTCGGCTTCGGGTTCCGCTGCGGGTTCCTCGGCCTGCTGCACATGGAGATCGTCCGGGAGCGGCTGGAGCGCGAGTTCAACCTCTCGCTCATCTCGACCGCGCCGAACGTCATCTACCGGGTGGTGATGGACGACGGGAAGGAGTTCACCGTCACCAACCCGTCCGAGTTCCCGCAGGGGAAGGTCGGCGCCGTCTACGAGCCCGTGGTGAAGGCGACCGTGATCACGCCCGCCGACTACATCGGCGCGATCATGGAGCTCTGCCAGAACCGCCGCGGCCAGCTCCAGGGCATGGACTACATCTCCGCCGACCGGGTGGAGATCCGGTACATCCTGCCGCTCGCCGAGATCATCTTCGACTTCTTCGACCAGCTCAAGTCGCGCACCCGCGGCTACGCGTCCCTCGACTACGAGCCGTACGGCGAGCAGCAGGCCGACCTGGTCAAGGTGGACATCCTGCTCAACGGCGAGCCGGTGGACGCGTTCAGCGCGATCGTGCATCGGGACAAGGCCTACTCCTACGGCGTGGAGATGGCCCGGAAGCTCAAGGAGCTCATCCCGCGGCAGCAGTTCGAGGTGCCGATCCAGGCCGCGATCGGCTCCCGCGTGATCGCCCGGGAGAACATCCGCCCGCTGCGGAAGGACGTGCTCGCCAAGTGCTACGGCGGTGACATCACCCGTAAGCGGAAGCTGCTGGAGAAGCAGAAGGAAGGCAAGAAGCGGATGAAGATGGTCGGCCGGGTCGAGGTGCCCCAGGAGGCCTTCGTCGCGGCGCTGGCCACCGACACCGGCTCCGGGGACAAGGGCAAGAAGTAGCGCTCCGGGGACGAGCGGTAAGGCTCCGGGGACATGGGCGAGAGGCCGGCGGCGCCCGCCGGGTCCAGGCGCCGGCCGGTCTGGGCGCCCGCCGGGCCCGCACGGGGCACGGCCCCGCCCGGCGAGACGGGGCTGCCGCCCGCCCCTTCGACGCCGCGGAAAACCGTTTCCTCCCGGGTGGGCGCCTCCCGTAGCCTTGGGGGGTGCGAATCCGCTCTGTCAACGTGGGCCGGGCCGTCGACGCCGAGTGGGCGGGGCGGCTCAAGCGGACGGCGATCGACAAGCGCCCGGTGGCGGGCCGGGTCTCCGTGGGCGGGAACGGCCTGGCGGGCGACGAACGCGCCGACGTGACGCACCACGGCCACCCGGACCAGGCGGTCTACGCCTACGCGCGGGAGGACTACGACTGGTGGGAGTCCCAGCTCGGCCGTGAACTCCGCGACGGCCTGTTCGGGGAGAACCTCACCACGGTCGGGGTCGACGTGACCGGCGCGCTGCTCGGCGAGCGGTGGCGGGTGGGCACCGCGGTGCTCGAGGTGACCGGCCCTCGCACGCCGTGCGCGGTGTTCCGGAACTGGATGGGCGAGCCGGGCTGGGTCAAGCGTTTCACCGAGGCGGGCCGCCCGGGCGCGTACTTCCGGGTGATCGAGACCGGGGAGCTCGGCGCGGGGGATGAGATCGAGGTGCTGGAGCGCCCGTGGCCGAGCGTGACGATCGGCGAGGCGTTCGCCGCGTACCACGGCGACAAGGAGCTGATGCGCCGGGTGCTCGCCGTCCCGGGGCTCGGCGAGAAGTGGGACCGGATCGCGGCACGGGTGCTGGGCTCCTGATCGGTGCCGGCCGATGGCCGCCGGGCCTGTCCCGGGTACCCGGGCGGCGGCGGCAGACTTAAGGCGTGCCTTCCGTGCTTCCCGACGGTGACCCTGCGCCGCCCACCGGTGAGCTGCCCGCGAGCGCGCTCGACGGGCTCGGCTCGCGCCCCTTCGGGTTCTACGTCCACGTCCCGTTCTGCGCGACCCGCTGCGGGTACTGCGACTTCAACACCTACACCGCCGCCGAGCTCGGCCCCGGCGCCTCTCCCGCCGGCTACGCGGACACGGTGATCCAGGAGGTACGGCTGGCCCGGCGCGTGCTCGGCGACGCAGCGCCCCGGGTCGAGACCGTGTTCTTCGGCGGCGGCACGCCGACCCTGCTCCCCGCGGCCGACCTGGTGCGGATCCTCCGGGCGATCGCCGGCGAGTTCGGGCTCGCCCCGGGGGCGGAGGTGACCACCGAGGCCAACCCGGAGTCGGTGAGCCCGGCCTACCTGGAGGAGCTGCGCGCCGGCGGGTTCACCCGGGTGAGCTTCGGCATGCAGAGCGCGCGGGAGCACGTGCTCCGGGTGCTCGACCGCCGGCACACCCCCGGCCGCGCGGTCCAGGCCGTACGGGAGGCGCACGCGGCCGGGTTCGCCCACGTCAACCTCGACCTGATCTACAACACGCCGGGGGAGAGCGACGACGACTGGCGGGCGACCCTGGAGACGGCGCTCGCCGCCGGGCCGGACCACGTCTCCGCCTACTCGCTGATCGTCGAGGACGGCACGCGGCTCGCCGCGCGCGTCCGGCGGGGGGAGCTGCCCATGCCCGACGAGGACGTGGCCGCCGACCGGTACCTCATCGCCGAGGAGCTGCTCTCCGCGGCAGGGTTCCGGTGGTACGAGATCTCGAACTGGGCCCGCACCGAGGCGGGCCGGTGCCGCCACAACCTCCTCTACTGGACCAGCGGCGACTGGTGGGGCGCGGGCCCCGGGGCACACGGCCACGTCGGCGGCACGCGGTGGTGGAACGTGAAGCACCCGGCCCGGTACGCCGCGCGGCTCGCGGCCGGCAAGTCGCCCGCGCAGGCCCGGGAGGTGCTCACTCCTGAGGAACGGGCGACCGAGCGGATCATGCTGGAGCTCCGGCTCGCCACCGGGCTGCCCCTCGACGCGATACCCCCCGGGGCGCGCCCGGCCTGCGCCCGGGCCCTCGCCGATGGGCTGCTCGAGGTGGAGCCGTTCAAGGCGGGGCGGGCCGTGCTCACCCTGCGGGGGCGGCTGCTCGCCGACAGCGTGGCCCGGGACCTGGTCGGCTGATCGCCGGCCGGCCGCGGCTCGCCCCGGCCGATCGCTCCGGCCATCGCACCGGCCGATCCGCACCGGGCGCCCGATGCGGTCCCCGACGCGGTCCATCCGGCACGGCGGCTCCATCCGGCCGGTCACGCCGATGGCCCTCATCCGGTCCGGTCACGACCCGCCGCCCGCCCGATCCGGGCCGGCCGCGACCCGGCGGCTCAGTCCGGCTCGGTCACGAAGTCGATGAGCTCCTCCACCCGGCCCAGCAGCGCGGGCTCCAGGTCGGCGTAGCTGCGGACCCGGCCCAGGATGTGCCGCCAGGCCTCCTGCGGGGTCATCCGCCAGCCCAGCGCGGCGATCACCCCTTCCTTCCACGGCACCCCGTGGGGGACCTCCGGCCAGGCGCCGATGCCGAGCACCGCCGGCTTGATCGCCTGCCAGATGTCCACGTACGGGTGGCCGACCACGAGCACGTGATCGCCGGAGACCTGGGCGGCGATCCTGCTCTCCTTGGACCCGGGCACGAGGTGGTCGACGAGCACGCCCAGCCGGCGCCCGGGGCCGGGGGCGAACTCCGCGACGATGTCCGGCAGGTCGTCGATGCCCTCCAGGTACTCGACGGCCACGCCCTCCACCCGAAGGTCGTGCCCCCAGATCTTCTCGACGAGCTCCGCGTCGTGGACGCCCTCGACGTAGATGCGGCTGCCGCGGGCGGTCCGCGCCCGCAGCCCTTCCACCGCGATCGACCCGGACGGGCTCCGCCGTGGGCCACGGCCGGAGGCGGCCGGCCGGACGAGCGTCACCGGCTTTCCCTCGAAGAGGAATCCGGCGGGGATGAGCGGGAAGACCCGCCGCTGCCCGAACCTGTCCTCCAGGGTGACGGCGTCCTTGCCGCAGTCGACCACCGCGCCGCAGAATCGGCCTTCGGCGTCCTCCACCACCAGGCCCGGCTCGGCCGGGATCTCGGGGATCGGCCGGCGCCGGGAGCGCCGGTCCTCGGAGAGCACGTCGCGCCCGTACATGCGGCGAACGCTAGCAGACCGGGGGAGCCCATCCCGCCCGCCCGGGGAACACCGCGCCCGATCGGCGCGGGCGCCCGTGGCGGGGCGGCCGGCCGTACCGGAGGCGGCACGGCCGGAGGGAGGCGAGCGGCGCGCGGGTGGGACGCGCAGGACCGCCCGGGACACTGCCCGCGGCAGGGGTCGCCATGCCAGAACTTTTGCGGTATGTCGCTTCTAAGCCCTTGAGTGCTGGTTGTTCCGTGAGGCCATCGTGTCATCGCATCTCACGGGTGCTGACCGTACACTTGGCACTCGGGAACACAGAGTGCCAAGGGCTGCGTTTCCCAAGGACAGGGAGGTGAGACCTTGCTCGACGACCGCAAGCTGGCCGTGCTTCGCGCCATCGTCGAGGACTACGTGTCCACCAAGGAGCCGGTCGGGTCCAAGGCGCTCGTGGAGCGACACAATCTCGGAGTCTCCCCGGCGACGGTCCGGAACGACATGGCGGCACTCGAGGAGATGGGATACATAACGCAGCCCCATACGAGCGCGGGTCGAGTGCCGACCGACAAGGGCTATCGCCTGTTCGTCGACCGGCTCTCGCAGATCAAGCCGCTCTCCGCCGCGGAGCGCAGGGCGATCGAGACCTTCCTCGCCGGTGCGGTGGACCTCGATGAGATCATCTCCCGCACGGTACGGCTCCTCGCCCAGCTCACCCGGCACGTCGCGGTCGTGCAGTACCCCTCCCTGTCCAAGTCGTCGGTGCGTCACGTCGAGCTCGTGCC of Thermobispora bispora DSM 43833 contains these proteins:
- the lepA gene encoding translation elongation factor 4; the encoded protein is MRTQPGQTDPALIRNFCIIAHIDHGKSTLADRMLQLTGVVDERSMRAQYLDRMDIERERGITIKSQAVRLPWKGYVLNLIDTPGHVDFTYEVSRSLEACEGAILLVDAAQGIEAQTLANLYLAMNAELHIIPVLNKIDLPAAQPDKYAEELAGLIGCEPGEVLRVSGKTGEGVEALLDHIVATVPPPVGDPDAPPRALIFDSVYDTYRGVVTYVRVVDGHLANRERVLMMSTGAQHELLEMGVISPEPVPSEHGLGVGEVGYLITGVKDVRQSRVGDTVTSAARPADTPLPGYEHPKPMVYSGLYPVDGDDYPELRDALDKLQLNDAALVYEPETSAALGFGFRCGFLGLLHMEIVRERLEREFNLSLISTAPNVIYRVVMDDGKEFTVTNPSEFPQGKVGAVYEPVVKATVITPADYIGAIMELCQNRRGQLQGMDYISADRVEIRYILPLAEIIFDFFDQLKSRTRGYASLDYEPYGEQQADLVKVDILLNGEPVDAFSAIVHRDKAYSYGVEMARKLKELIPRQQFEVPIQAAIGSRVIARENIRPLRKDVLAKCYGGDITRKRKLLEKQKEGKKRMKMVGRVEVPQEAFVAALATDTGSGDKGKK
- a CDS encoding MOSC domain-containing protein, with the protein product MRIRSVNVGRAVDAEWAGRLKRTAIDKRPVAGRVSVGGNGLAGDERADVTHHGHPDQAVYAYAREDYDWWESQLGRELRDGLFGENLTTVGVDVTGALLGERWRVGTAVLEVTGPRTPCAVFRNWMGEPGWVKRFTEAGRPGAYFRVIETGELGAGDEIEVLERPWPSVTIGEAFAAYHGDKELMRRVLAVPGLGEKWDRIAARVLGS
- the hemW gene encoding radical SAM family heme chaperone HemW, with the protein product MPSVLPDGDPAPPTGELPASALDGLGSRPFGFYVHVPFCATRCGYCDFNTYTAAELGPGASPAGYADTVIQEVRLARRVLGDAAPRVETVFFGGGTPTLLPAADLVRILRAIAGEFGLAPGAEVTTEANPESVSPAYLEELRAGGFTRVSFGMQSAREHVLRVLDRRHTPGRAVQAVREAHAAGFAHVNLDLIYNTPGESDDDWRATLETALAAGPDHVSAYSLIVEDGTRLAARVRRGELPMPDEDVAADRYLIAEELLSAAGFRWYEISNWARTEAGRCRHNLLYWTSGDWWGAGPGAHGHVGGTRWWNVKHPARYAARLAAGKSPAQAREVLTPEERATERIMLELRLATGLPLDAIPPGARPACARALADGLLEVEPFKAGRAVLTLRGRLLADSVARDLVG
- a CDS encoding DUF3097 domain-containing protein, coding for MYGRDVLSEDRRSRRRPIPEIPAEPGLVVEDAEGRFCGAVVDCGKDAVTLEDRFGQRRVFPLIPAGFLFEGKPVTLVRPAASGRGPRRSPSGSIAVEGLRARTARGSRIYVEGVHDAELVEKIWGHDLRVEGVAVEYLEGIDDLPDIVAEFAPGPGRRLGVLVDHLVPGSKESRIAAQVSGDHVLVVGHPYVDIWQAIKPAVLGIGAWPEVPHGVPWKEGVIAALGWRMTPQEAWRHILGRVRSYADLEPALLGRVEELIDFVTEPD